Proteins from a genomic interval of Streptomyces fodineus:
- a CDS encoding glutamate synthase subunit beta, whose translation MADPKGFLNHGREVAQTRPVGDRVKDWNEVYVPGSLLPIISKQASRCMDCGIPFCHNGCPLGNLIPEWNDYAYREDWAAAQERLHATNNFPEFTGRLCPAPCESACVLGINQPPVTIKNVEVSIIDKAWDAGTVAPQIPERLSGKTVAVIGSGPAGLAAAQQLTRAGHTVAVYERADRVGGLLRYGIPEFKMEKRHINRRIEQMRAEGTRFRTGVEIGRDINARDLKKRYDAIVIAAGATTARDLPVPGRELKGIYQAMEYLPLANKVQEGDYVTAPISAEGKHVVVIGGGDTGADCVGTAHRQGAASVTQLEIMPRPNDERHPTNQPWPTFPILYKVTSAHEEGGERIYSASTTHFEGDEDGNVQWLHLAEVEFVDGKLTQKPGTERKIPAQLVTLAMGFTGTDRDNGLVEQFGLDLDARGNIARDADFQTNVPGVFVAGDAGRGQSLIVWAIAEGRSAARGVDRFLTGASDLPAPIRPTDRALAV comes from the coding sequence ATGGCTGACCCGAAGGGCTTCCTGAACCACGGCCGCGAGGTCGCCCAGACCCGTCCCGTCGGTGACCGCGTCAAGGACTGGAACGAGGTCTACGTCCCCGGCTCCCTGCTGCCGATCATCAGCAAGCAGGCCAGCCGCTGCATGGACTGCGGCATCCCGTTCTGCCACAACGGCTGCCCGCTGGGGAACCTGATCCCCGAGTGGAACGACTACGCCTACCGCGAGGACTGGGCCGCCGCCCAGGAGCGCCTGCACGCGACCAACAACTTCCCGGAGTTCACCGGTCGCCTCTGCCCGGCCCCCTGCGAGTCGGCGTGCGTGCTCGGCATCAACCAGCCGCCGGTCACCATCAAGAACGTCGAGGTCTCGATCATCGACAAGGCGTGGGACGCGGGCACCGTCGCCCCGCAGATCCCCGAGCGCCTGTCCGGCAAGACGGTCGCGGTCATCGGCTCGGGCCCGGCGGGTCTCGCCGCCGCCCAGCAGCTGACCCGGGCCGGCCACACGGTCGCCGTCTACGAGCGCGCGGACCGCGTCGGAGGCCTCTTGCGGTACGGCATCCCCGAGTTCAAGATGGAGAAGCGGCACATCAACCGCCGTATCGAGCAGATGCGCGCGGAGGGCACCCGCTTCCGTACCGGTGTCGAGATCGGCCGCGACATCAACGCCCGCGACCTGAAGAAGCGGTACGACGCGATCGTGATCGCCGCCGGCGCCACGACCGCCCGTGACCTGCCGGTGCCGGGCCGCGAGCTCAAGGGCATCTACCAGGCCATGGAGTACCTGCCCCTGGCGAACAAGGTCCAGGAAGGTGACTACGTCACCGCCCCGATCTCGGCCGAGGGCAAGCACGTCGTCGTCATCGGCGGCGGTGACACCGGCGCGGACTGCGTGGGCACCGCCCACCGCCAGGGCGCGGCCTCCGTCACCCAGCTGGAGATCATGCCCCGCCCGAACGACGAGCGGCACCCGACCAACCAGCCCTGGCCGACCTTCCCGATCCTCTACAAGGTCACCTCGGCCCACGAGGAGGGCGGCGAGCGGATCTACTCCGCCTCCACCACCCACTTCGAGGGCGACGAGGACGGCAACGTCCAGTGGCTGCACCTGGCCGAGGTCGAGTTCGTCGACGGCAAGCTGACGCAGAAGCCGGGCACCGAGCGCAAGATCCCGGCCCAGCTGGTCACCCTCGCCATGGGCTTCACCGGCACCGACCGGGACAACGGCCTGGTCGAGCAGTTCGGCCTGGACCTCGACGCACGCGGTAACATCGCCCGCGACGCCGACTTCCAGACCAACGTGCCGGGTGTGTTCGTCGCCGGTGACGCCGGCCGCGGCCAGTCCCTCATCGTGTGGGCGATCGCGGAGGGCCGCTCGGCCG